A region of Macaca thibetana thibetana isolate TM-01 chromosome 20, ASM2454274v1, whole genome shotgun sequence DNA encodes the following proteins:
- the ATXN2L gene encoding ataxin-2-like protein isoform X9: MLKPQPPQQPSQPQQPPPTQQAVARRLPGGTSPPNGGLPGPLATSAAPPGPPAAASPCLGPVATTGSGLRRGAEGILAPQPPPPPPQQHQERPGAAAIGSARGQSTGKGPPQSPVFEGVYNNSRMLHFLTAVVGSTCDVKVKNGTTYEGIFKTLSSKFELAVDAVHRKASEPAGGPRREDIVDTMVFKPSDVMLVHFRNVDFNYATKDKFTDSAIAMNSKVNGEHKEKVLQRWEGGDSNSDDYDLESDMSNGWDPNEMFKFNEENYGVKTTYDSSLSSYTVPLEKDNSEEFRQRELRAAQLAREIESSPQYRLRIAMENDDGRTEEEKHSAVQRQGSGRESPSLASREGKYIPLPQRVREGPRGGVRCSSSRGGRPGLSSLPPRGPHHLDNSSPGPGSEARGINGGPSRMSPKAQRPLRGAKTLSSPSNRPSGETSVPPPPAAPPFLPVGRIYPPRSPKSAAPAPISASCPEPPIGSAVPTSSASIPVTSSVSDPGVGSISPASPKISLAPTDVKELSTKEPGRTLEPQELARIAGKVPGLQNEQKRFQLEELRKFGAQFKLQPSSSPENSLDPFPPRILKEEPKGKEKEVDGLLTSEPMGSPVSSKTESVSDKEDKPPLAPAGGTEGPEQPPPPCPSQTGSPPVGLIKGEDKDEGPVAEQVKKSTLNPNAKEFNPTKPLLSVNKSTSTPTSPGPRTHSTPSIPVLTAGQSGLYSPQYISYIPQIHMGPAVQAPQMYPYPVSNSVPGQQGKYRGAKGSLPPQRSDQHQPASAPPMMQAAAAAGPPLVAATPYSSYIPYNPQQFPGQPAMMQPMAHYPSQPVFAPMLQSNPRMLTSGSHPQAIVSSSTPQYPSAEQPTPQALYATVHQSYPHHATQLHAHQPQPATTPTGSQPQSQHAAPSPVQHQAGQAPHLGSGQPQQNLYHPGALTGTPPSLPPGPSAQSPQSSFPQPAAVYAIHHQQLPHGFTNMAHVTQAHVQTGITAAPPPHPGAPHPPQVMLLHPPQSHGGPPQGAVPQSGVPALSASTPSPYPYIGHPQGEQPGQAPGFPGGADDRIPLSDPDCLLT; encoded by the exons ATGTTGAAGCCTCAGCCGCCACAAcagccctcccagccccagcagccGCCCCCCACGCAACAGGCCGTGGCCCGCCGGCTCCCCGGGGGCACCAGCCCTCCCAACGGCGGCCTCCCGGGGCCGCTGGCCACCTCCGCGGCTCCTCCCGGGCCTCCAGCGGCCGCCTCCCCCTGCCTAGGGCCTGTGGCAACTACCGGGAGCGGGCTCCGCCGGGGAGCCGAAGGCATCTTGgcgccgcagccgccgccgccgccgccgcagcagCACCAGGAGAGGCCAGGGGCCGCCGCCATCGGCAGCGCCAG GGGTCAGAGCACAGGAAAGGGACCCCCACAGTCACCT GTGTTTGAAGGCGTCTACAACAATTCCAGAATGCTGCATTTCCTTACAGCTGTTGTG GGCTCCACTTGTGATGTAAAGGTGAAAAATGGTACCACCTATGAGGGTATATTCAAGACGCTAAGCTCAAAG TTTGAACTAGCAGTGGATGCCGTGCACCGGAAAGCATCTGAGCCAGCAGGTGGCCCTCGTCGGGAGGACATTGTGGACACCATGGTGTTTAAGCCAAGTGATGTCATGCTCGTTCACTTCCGAAATGTTGACTTCAACTATGCTACTAAAG ACAAGTTCACCGATTCAGCCATTGCCATGAACTCGAAAGTGAATGGGGAACACAAAGAGAAGGTGCTTCAGCGCTGGGAGGGGGGTGACAGCAACAGCGACGACTACGACCTCGAGTCCGACATG TCCAATGGATGGGACCCCAATGAAATGTTCAAGTTTAATGAGGAGAACTACGGTGTGAAGACCACCTACGATAGCAGTCTTTCTTCTTATAC GGTGCCCTTAGAAAAGGACAACTCAGAAGAATTTCGTCAGCGAGAGCTGCGTGCAGCCCAGTTGGCTCGAGAGATTGAATCAAGCCCCCAGTACCGCCTGCGGATCGCCATGGAGAACGATGATGGGCGCACTGAAGAGGAGAAGCACAGTGCGGTCCAGCGGCAGGGCTCGGGGCGGGAGAGCCCCAGCTTGGCATCCAG GGAGGGGAAGTATATCCCTCTGCCTCAGCGAGTCCGAGAAGGTCCCCGGGGAGGAGTTCGATGCAGCAGCTCTCGGGGCGGTCGGCCTGGCCTTAGCTCTTTGCCACCTCGTGGCCCTCACCATCTGGACAATAGCAGTCCTGGCCCAGGTTCTGAGGCCCGTGGTATCAATGGAG gccctTCCCGCATGTCCCCAAAGGCACAGCGGCCTCTGAGAGGTGCCAAGACTCTGTCTTCACCCAGTAATAGGCCTTCTGGAGAAACTTCTGTTCCACCTCCTCCTGCAG CTCCCCCTTTTCTTCCAGTGGGCCGGATATATCCCCCGCGTTCTCCCAAGTCTGCTGCCCCTGCCCCAATCTCAGCTTCCTGTCCTGAGCCTCCCATCGGCTCGGCAGTGCCAACCTCTTCAGCCTCCATCCCTGTGACCTCATCAGTCTCAGATCCTGGAGTGGGCTCCATTTCCCCAGCTTCTCCAAAGATCTCCCTGGCCCCCACAGATG TAAAAGAACTCTCTACCAAGGAACCTGGGAGAACTCTGGAGCCCCAGGAGCTGGCTCGGATAGCTGGGAAAG TCCCTGGTCTTCAGAATGAACAGAAACGATTCCAACTGGAAGAACTGAGAAAGTTTGGGGCCCAGTTTAAG CTTCAGCCCAGTAGCTCCCCTGAGAACAGCTTGGATCCTTTTCCTCCCCGGATCTTAAAGGAGGAGcccaaaggaaaggagaaggaggttgATGGTCTGTTGACTTCAGAGCCCATGGGGTCTCCCGTCTCCTCCAAGACAGAGTCCGTATCGGATAAGGAGGACAAACCACCCCTGGCACCAGCAGGAGGCACTGAGGGGCCAGAGCAGCCCCCACCACCTTGCCCAAGCCAAACTGGCAGCCCCCCGGTGGGCCTCATCAAGGGAGAAGACAAGGATGAGGGCCCCGTTGCTGA ACAAGTAAAGAAATCAACGTTGAACCCTAATGCTAAGGAATTCAATCCTACAAAGCCTCTGCTGTCTGTG AATAAATCCACCAGTACCCCAACTTCTCCAGGGCCCCGGACTCATTCAACTCCCTCCATCCCGGTGCTGACAGCAGGCCAGAGTGGGCTATACAGCCCCCAGTACATCTCCTACATACCTCAGATCCACATGGGACCAGCTGTGCAG GCACCTCAGATGTATCCATATCCTGTATCCAATTCAGTGCCTGGGCAGCAGGGCAAGTACCGGGGAGCAAAAG gctccCTGCCCCCGCAGCGCTCGGACCAACACCAGCCAGCTTCAGCCCCGCCAATGATGCAGGCCGCCGCGGCTGCTGGCCCACCTCTGGTGGCTGCCACGCCCTATTCTTCCTACATACCCTACAACCCTCAGCAGTTCCCAGGCCAGCCTGCCATGATGCAGCCCATGGCCCACTACCCCTCACAG CCGGTGTTTGCCCCCATGCTTCAGAGCAACCCACGCATGCTGACGTCGGGCAGCCATCCCCAGGCCATCGTGTCATCCTCTACCCCTCAGTACCCTTCTGCGGAGCAGCCCACTCCCCAAGCCCTTTATG CCACTGTTCACCAGTCCTACCCACACCATGCCACGCAGCTCCATGCCCACCAGCCGCAGCCGGCTACCACGCCTACTGGAAGCCAGCCGCAGTCCCAGCATGCGGCCCCCAGTCCTGTCCAG CATCAGGCGGGGCAGGCCCCACACCTGGGCAGTGGACAGCCACAGCAGAATCTGTACCACCCAGGGGCCCTGACAGGCACGCCGCCCTCTCTGCCACCGGGACCTTCTGCCCAGTCCCCTCAGAGCAGCTTCCCCCAGCCAGCCGCTGTGTATGCCATCCACCACCAGCAGCTGCCCCACGGCTTCACCAACATGGCCCATGTTACCCAG gCCCATGTCCAAACTGGAATCACAGCAGCCCCGCCCCCTCACCCTGGGGCTCCCCACCCgccccaggtgatgctgctgcacCCACCCCAGAGTCATGGGGGGCCCCCCCAAGGCGCGGTGCCCCAGAGTGGGGTGCCTGCACTCTCAGCTTCCACACCCTCACCCTACCCCTACATCGGACACCCCCAAGGTGAGCAGCCTGGCCAGGCGCCTGGATTTCCAGGAGGAGCCGATGACAGGATTC CTCTCAGTGACCCCGACTGTCTCCTGACTTAG
- the ATXN2L gene encoding ataxin-2-like protein isoform X5, which produces MLKPQPPQQPSQPQQPPPTQQAVARRLPGGTSPPNGGLPGPLATSAAPPGPPAAASPCLGPVATTGSGLRRGAEGILAPQPPPPPPQQHQERPGAAAIGSARGQSTGKGPPQSPVFEGVYNNSRMLHFLTAVVGSTCDVKVKNGTTYEGIFKTLSSKFELAVDAVHRKASEPAGGPRREDIVDTMVFKPSDVMLVHFRNVDFNYATKDKFTDSAIAMNSKVNGEHKEKVLQRWEGGDSNSDDYDLESDMSNGWDPNEMFKFNEENYGVKTTYDSSLSSYTVPLEKDNSEEFRQRELRAAQLAREIESSPQYRLRIAMENDDGRTEEEKHSAVQRQGSGRESPSLASREGKYIPLPQRVREGPRGGVRCSSSRGGRPGLSSLPPRGPHHLDNSSPGPGSEARGINGGPSRMSPKAQRPLRGAKTLSSPSNRPSGETSVPPPPAAPPFLPVGRIYPPRSPKSAAPAPISASCPEPPIGSAVPTSSASIPVTSSVSDPGVGSISPASPKISLAPTDVKELSTKEPGRTLEPQELARIAGKVPGLQNEQKRFQLEELRKFGAQFKLQPSSSPENSLDPFPPRILKEEPKGKEKEVDGLLTSEPMGSPVSSKTESVSDKEDKPPLAPAGGTEGPEQPPPPCPSQTGSPPVGLIKGEDKDEGPVAEQVKKSTLNPNAKEFNPTKPLLSVNKSTSTPTSPGPRTHSTPSIPVLTAGQSGLYSPQYISYIPQIHMGPAVQAPQMYPYPVSNSVPGQQGKYRGAKGSLPPQRSDQHQPASAPPMMQAAAAAGPPLVAATPYSSYIPYNPQQFPGQPAMMQPMAHYPSQPVFAPMLQSNPRMLTSGSHPQAIVSSSTPQYPSAEQPTPQALYATVHQSYPHHATQLHAHQPQPATTPTGSQPQSQHAAPSPVQHQAGQAPHLGSGQPQQNLYHPGALTGTPPSLPPGPSAQSPQSSFPQPAAVYAIHHQQLPHGFTNMAHVTQAHVQTGITAAPPPHPGAPHPPQVMLLHPPQSHGGPPQGAVPQSGVPALSASTPSPYPYIGHPQGEQPGQAPGFPGGADDRILQSHPSQQLPFHPPGN; this is translated from the exons ATGTTGAAGCCTCAGCCGCCACAAcagccctcccagccccagcagccGCCCCCCACGCAACAGGCCGTGGCCCGCCGGCTCCCCGGGGGCACCAGCCCTCCCAACGGCGGCCTCCCGGGGCCGCTGGCCACCTCCGCGGCTCCTCCCGGGCCTCCAGCGGCCGCCTCCCCCTGCCTAGGGCCTGTGGCAACTACCGGGAGCGGGCTCCGCCGGGGAGCCGAAGGCATCTTGgcgccgcagccgccgccgccgccgccgcagcagCACCAGGAGAGGCCAGGGGCCGCCGCCATCGGCAGCGCCAG GGGTCAGAGCACAGGAAAGGGACCCCCACAGTCACCT GTGTTTGAAGGCGTCTACAACAATTCCAGAATGCTGCATTTCCTTACAGCTGTTGTG GGCTCCACTTGTGATGTAAAGGTGAAAAATGGTACCACCTATGAGGGTATATTCAAGACGCTAAGCTCAAAG TTTGAACTAGCAGTGGATGCCGTGCACCGGAAAGCATCTGAGCCAGCAGGTGGCCCTCGTCGGGAGGACATTGTGGACACCATGGTGTTTAAGCCAAGTGATGTCATGCTCGTTCACTTCCGAAATGTTGACTTCAACTATGCTACTAAAG ACAAGTTCACCGATTCAGCCATTGCCATGAACTCGAAAGTGAATGGGGAACACAAAGAGAAGGTGCTTCAGCGCTGGGAGGGGGGTGACAGCAACAGCGACGACTACGACCTCGAGTCCGACATG TCCAATGGATGGGACCCCAATGAAATGTTCAAGTTTAATGAGGAGAACTACGGTGTGAAGACCACCTACGATAGCAGTCTTTCTTCTTATAC GGTGCCCTTAGAAAAGGACAACTCAGAAGAATTTCGTCAGCGAGAGCTGCGTGCAGCCCAGTTGGCTCGAGAGATTGAATCAAGCCCCCAGTACCGCCTGCGGATCGCCATGGAGAACGATGATGGGCGCACTGAAGAGGAGAAGCACAGTGCGGTCCAGCGGCAGGGCTCGGGGCGGGAGAGCCCCAGCTTGGCATCCAG GGAGGGGAAGTATATCCCTCTGCCTCAGCGAGTCCGAGAAGGTCCCCGGGGAGGAGTTCGATGCAGCAGCTCTCGGGGCGGTCGGCCTGGCCTTAGCTCTTTGCCACCTCGTGGCCCTCACCATCTGGACAATAGCAGTCCTGGCCCAGGTTCTGAGGCCCGTGGTATCAATGGAG gccctTCCCGCATGTCCCCAAAGGCACAGCGGCCTCTGAGAGGTGCCAAGACTCTGTCTTCACCCAGTAATAGGCCTTCTGGAGAAACTTCTGTTCCACCTCCTCCTGCAG CTCCCCCTTTTCTTCCAGTGGGCCGGATATATCCCCCGCGTTCTCCCAAGTCTGCTGCCCCTGCCCCAATCTCAGCTTCCTGTCCTGAGCCTCCCATCGGCTCGGCAGTGCCAACCTCTTCAGCCTCCATCCCTGTGACCTCATCAGTCTCAGATCCTGGAGTGGGCTCCATTTCCCCAGCTTCTCCAAAGATCTCCCTGGCCCCCACAGATG TAAAAGAACTCTCTACCAAGGAACCTGGGAGAACTCTGGAGCCCCAGGAGCTGGCTCGGATAGCTGGGAAAG TCCCTGGTCTTCAGAATGAACAGAAACGATTCCAACTGGAAGAACTGAGAAAGTTTGGGGCCCAGTTTAAG CTTCAGCCCAGTAGCTCCCCTGAGAACAGCTTGGATCCTTTTCCTCCCCGGATCTTAAAGGAGGAGcccaaaggaaaggagaaggaggttgATGGTCTGTTGACTTCAGAGCCCATGGGGTCTCCCGTCTCCTCCAAGACAGAGTCCGTATCGGATAAGGAGGACAAACCACCCCTGGCACCAGCAGGAGGCACTGAGGGGCCAGAGCAGCCCCCACCACCTTGCCCAAGCCAAACTGGCAGCCCCCCGGTGGGCCTCATCAAGGGAGAAGACAAGGATGAGGGCCCCGTTGCTGA ACAAGTAAAGAAATCAACGTTGAACCCTAATGCTAAGGAATTCAATCCTACAAAGCCTCTGCTGTCTGTG AATAAATCCACCAGTACCCCAACTTCTCCAGGGCCCCGGACTCATTCAACTCCCTCCATCCCGGTGCTGACAGCAGGCCAGAGTGGGCTATACAGCCCCCAGTACATCTCCTACATACCTCAGATCCACATGGGACCAGCTGTGCAG GCACCTCAGATGTATCCATATCCTGTATCCAATTCAGTGCCTGGGCAGCAGGGCAAGTACCGGGGAGCAAAAG gctccCTGCCCCCGCAGCGCTCGGACCAACACCAGCCAGCTTCAGCCCCGCCAATGATGCAGGCCGCCGCGGCTGCTGGCCCACCTCTGGTGGCTGCCACGCCCTATTCTTCCTACATACCCTACAACCCTCAGCAGTTCCCAGGCCAGCCTGCCATGATGCAGCCCATGGCCCACTACCCCTCACAG CCGGTGTTTGCCCCCATGCTTCAGAGCAACCCACGCATGCTGACGTCGGGCAGCCATCCCCAGGCCATCGTGTCATCCTCTACCCCTCAGTACCCTTCTGCGGAGCAGCCCACTCCCCAAGCCCTTTATG CCACTGTTCACCAGTCCTACCCACACCATGCCACGCAGCTCCATGCCCACCAGCCGCAGCCGGCTACCACGCCTACTGGAAGCCAGCCGCAGTCCCAGCATGCGGCCCCCAGTCCTGTCCAG CATCAGGCGGGGCAGGCCCCACACCTGGGCAGTGGACAGCCACAGCAGAATCTGTACCACCCAGGGGCCCTGACAGGCACGCCGCCCTCTCTGCCACCGGGACCTTCTGCCCAGTCCCCTCAGAGCAGCTTCCCCCAGCCAGCCGCTGTGTATGCCATCCACCACCAGCAGCTGCCCCACGGCTTCACCAACATGGCCCATGTTACCCAG gCCCATGTCCAAACTGGAATCACAGCAGCCCCGCCCCCTCACCCTGGGGCTCCCCACCCgccccaggtgatgctgctgcacCCACCCCAGAGTCATGGGGGGCCCCCCCAAGGCGCGGTGCCCCAGAGTGGGGTGCCTGCACTCTCAGCTTCCACACCCTCACCCTACCCCTACATCGGACACCCCCAAGGTGAGCAGCCTGGCCAGGCGCCTGGATTTCCAGGAGGAGCCGATGACAGGATTC TTCAATCTCATCCCTCCCAGCAGCTCCCCTTCCACCCCCCGGGGAACTGA
- the ATXN2L gene encoding ataxin-2-like protein isoform X11: protein MLKPQPPQQPSQPQQPPPTQQAVARRLPGGTSPPNGGLPGPLATSAAPPGPPAAASPCLGPVATTGSGLRRGAEGILAPQPPPPPPQQHQERPGAAAIGSARGQSTGKGPPQSPVFEGVYNNSRMLHFLTAVVGSTCDVKVKNGTTYEGIFKTLSSKFELAVDAVHRKASEPAGGPRREDIVDTMVFKPSDVMLVHFRNVDFNYATKDKFTDSAIAMNSKVNGEHKEKVLQRWEGGDSNSDDYDLESDMSNGWDPNEMFKFNEENYGVKTTYDSSLSSYTVPLEKDNSEEFRQRELRAAQLAREIESSPQYRLRIAMENDDGRTEEEKHSAVQRQGSGRESPSLASREGKYIPLPQRVREGPRGGVRCSSSRGGRPGLSSLPPRGPHHLDNSSPGPGSEARGINGGPSRMSPKAQRPLRGAKTLSSPSNRPSGETSVPPPPAAPPFLPVGRIYPPRSPKSAAPAPISASCPEPPIGSAVPTSSASIPVTSSVSDPGVGSISPASPKISLAPTDVKELSTKEPGRTLEPQELARIAGKVPGLQNEQKRFQLEELRKFGAQFKLQPSSSPENSLDPFPPRILKEEPKGKEKEVDGLLTSEPMGSPVSSKTESVSDKEDKPPLAPAGGTEGPEQPPPPCPSQTGSPPVGLIKGEDKDEGPVAEQVKKSTLNPNAKEFNPTKPLLSVNKSTSTPTSPGPRTHSTPSIPVLTAGQSGLYSPQYISYIPQIHMGPAVQAPQMYPYPVSNSVPGQQGKYRGAKGSLPPQRSDQHQPASAPPMMQAAAAAGPPLVAATPYSSYIPYNPQQFPGQPAMMQPMAHYPSQPVFAPMLQSNPRMLTSGSHPQAIVSSSTPQYPSAEQPTPQALYATVHQSYPHHATQLHAHQPQPATTPTGSQPQSQHAAPSPVQHQAGQAPHLGSGQPQQNLYHPGALTGTPPSLPPGPSAQSPQSSFPQPAAVYAIHHQQLPHGFTNMAHVTQAHVQTGITAAPPPHPGAPHPPQVMLLHPPQSHGGPPQGAVPQSGVPALSASTPSPYPYIGHPQAPLPPPGELKIVLAAT, encoded by the exons ATGTTGAAGCCTCAGCCGCCACAAcagccctcccagccccagcagccGCCCCCCACGCAACAGGCCGTGGCCCGCCGGCTCCCCGGGGGCACCAGCCCTCCCAACGGCGGCCTCCCGGGGCCGCTGGCCACCTCCGCGGCTCCTCCCGGGCCTCCAGCGGCCGCCTCCCCCTGCCTAGGGCCTGTGGCAACTACCGGGAGCGGGCTCCGCCGGGGAGCCGAAGGCATCTTGgcgccgcagccgccgccgccgccgccgcagcagCACCAGGAGAGGCCAGGGGCCGCCGCCATCGGCAGCGCCAG GGGTCAGAGCACAGGAAAGGGACCCCCACAGTCACCT GTGTTTGAAGGCGTCTACAACAATTCCAGAATGCTGCATTTCCTTACAGCTGTTGTG GGCTCCACTTGTGATGTAAAGGTGAAAAATGGTACCACCTATGAGGGTATATTCAAGACGCTAAGCTCAAAG TTTGAACTAGCAGTGGATGCCGTGCACCGGAAAGCATCTGAGCCAGCAGGTGGCCCTCGTCGGGAGGACATTGTGGACACCATGGTGTTTAAGCCAAGTGATGTCATGCTCGTTCACTTCCGAAATGTTGACTTCAACTATGCTACTAAAG ACAAGTTCACCGATTCAGCCATTGCCATGAACTCGAAAGTGAATGGGGAACACAAAGAGAAGGTGCTTCAGCGCTGGGAGGGGGGTGACAGCAACAGCGACGACTACGACCTCGAGTCCGACATG TCCAATGGATGGGACCCCAATGAAATGTTCAAGTTTAATGAGGAGAACTACGGTGTGAAGACCACCTACGATAGCAGTCTTTCTTCTTATAC GGTGCCCTTAGAAAAGGACAACTCAGAAGAATTTCGTCAGCGAGAGCTGCGTGCAGCCCAGTTGGCTCGAGAGATTGAATCAAGCCCCCAGTACCGCCTGCGGATCGCCATGGAGAACGATGATGGGCGCACTGAAGAGGAGAAGCACAGTGCGGTCCAGCGGCAGGGCTCGGGGCGGGAGAGCCCCAGCTTGGCATCCAG GGAGGGGAAGTATATCCCTCTGCCTCAGCGAGTCCGAGAAGGTCCCCGGGGAGGAGTTCGATGCAGCAGCTCTCGGGGCGGTCGGCCTGGCCTTAGCTCTTTGCCACCTCGTGGCCCTCACCATCTGGACAATAGCAGTCCTGGCCCAGGTTCTGAGGCCCGTGGTATCAATGGAG gccctTCCCGCATGTCCCCAAAGGCACAGCGGCCTCTGAGAGGTGCCAAGACTCTGTCTTCACCCAGTAATAGGCCTTCTGGAGAAACTTCTGTTCCACCTCCTCCTGCAG CTCCCCCTTTTCTTCCAGTGGGCCGGATATATCCCCCGCGTTCTCCCAAGTCTGCTGCCCCTGCCCCAATCTCAGCTTCCTGTCCTGAGCCTCCCATCGGCTCGGCAGTGCCAACCTCTTCAGCCTCCATCCCTGTGACCTCATCAGTCTCAGATCCTGGAGTGGGCTCCATTTCCCCAGCTTCTCCAAAGATCTCCCTGGCCCCCACAGATG TAAAAGAACTCTCTACCAAGGAACCTGGGAGAACTCTGGAGCCCCAGGAGCTGGCTCGGATAGCTGGGAAAG TCCCTGGTCTTCAGAATGAACAGAAACGATTCCAACTGGAAGAACTGAGAAAGTTTGGGGCCCAGTTTAAG CTTCAGCCCAGTAGCTCCCCTGAGAACAGCTTGGATCCTTTTCCTCCCCGGATCTTAAAGGAGGAGcccaaaggaaaggagaaggaggttgATGGTCTGTTGACTTCAGAGCCCATGGGGTCTCCCGTCTCCTCCAAGACAGAGTCCGTATCGGATAAGGAGGACAAACCACCCCTGGCACCAGCAGGAGGCACTGAGGGGCCAGAGCAGCCCCCACCACCTTGCCCAAGCCAAACTGGCAGCCCCCCGGTGGGCCTCATCAAGGGAGAAGACAAGGATGAGGGCCCCGTTGCTGA ACAAGTAAAGAAATCAACGTTGAACCCTAATGCTAAGGAATTCAATCCTACAAAGCCTCTGCTGTCTGTG AATAAATCCACCAGTACCCCAACTTCTCCAGGGCCCCGGACTCATTCAACTCCCTCCATCCCGGTGCTGACAGCAGGCCAGAGTGGGCTATACAGCCCCCAGTACATCTCCTACATACCTCAGATCCACATGGGACCAGCTGTGCAG GCACCTCAGATGTATCCATATCCTGTATCCAATTCAGTGCCTGGGCAGCAGGGCAAGTACCGGGGAGCAAAAG gctccCTGCCCCCGCAGCGCTCGGACCAACACCAGCCAGCTTCAGCCCCGCCAATGATGCAGGCCGCCGCGGCTGCTGGCCCACCTCTGGTGGCTGCCACGCCCTATTCTTCCTACATACCCTACAACCCTCAGCAGTTCCCAGGCCAGCCTGCCATGATGCAGCCCATGGCCCACTACCCCTCACAG CCGGTGTTTGCCCCCATGCTTCAGAGCAACCCACGCATGCTGACGTCGGGCAGCCATCCCCAGGCCATCGTGTCATCCTCTACCCCTCAGTACCCTTCTGCGGAGCAGCCCACTCCCCAAGCCCTTTATG CCACTGTTCACCAGTCCTACCCACACCATGCCACGCAGCTCCATGCCCACCAGCCGCAGCCGGCTACCACGCCTACTGGAAGCCAGCCGCAGTCCCAGCATGCGGCCCCCAGTCCTGTCCAG CATCAGGCGGGGCAGGCCCCACACCTGGGCAGTGGACAGCCACAGCAGAATCTGTACCACCCAGGGGCCCTGACAGGCACGCCGCCCTCTCTGCCACCGGGACCTTCTGCCCAGTCCCCTCAGAGCAGCTTCCCCCAGCCAGCCGCTGTGTATGCCATCCACCACCAGCAGCTGCCCCACGGCTTCACCAACATGGCCCATGTTACCCAG gCCCATGTCCAAACTGGAATCACAGCAGCCCCGCCCCCTCACCCTGGGGCTCCCCACCCgccccaggtgatgctgctgcacCCACCCCAGAGTCATGGGGGGCCCCCCCAAGGCGCGGTGCCCCAGAGTGGGGTGCCTGCACTCTCAGCTTCCACACCCTCACCCTACCCCTACATCGGACACCCCCAAG CTCCCCTTCCACCCCCCGGGGAACTGAAGATTGTCCTGGCCGCGACCTGA